A stretch of the Vicinamibacterales bacterium genome encodes the following:
- a CDS encoding FtsX-like permease family protein has translation MTRLAFRFAWLRVRREPGRTALAVLGVAAIGALLFDMLLLSNGLLVSFRERLDRSRFDVRVMASDSASIAGPPIEKVASLVSALRRLPTISAVQRVSLGSADVEGRGAGRQIAIVGVDPSQPVPWTIAPGRARASSEAPFTIVVNRNVERQLGLEPGTPVSLRGRCGGAAPPLPLTVVVEAIADFQNDAADALSAALSYRAFAALCGGSDPDRADMLLVASRQDADQAAAAIRSIAPSLYVVTNAELVERFSRVEFSYFRQLSSVLTTVTLFFGLLLVAVLLTVSVNQQLGEIAALRALGLSRRRVVAGVFFESLLLVGIGGAVAVPLGAALSLWLDAILRSLPGIPADAHFFVFTPRAVVLHASLMAVGAVAAALYPMRLVATLPVAATLRREVGS, from the coding sequence GTGACGCGTCTGGCTTTTCGATTTGCCTGGCTGCGCGTGCGGCGCGAACCGGGACGGACCGCGCTTGCCGTGCTCGGGGTTGCGGCCATCGGCGCGCTGCTCTTCGACATGCTCCTGCTCTCGAACGGCCTTCTCGTGTCGTTCCGCGAGCGGCTCGATCGCTCCCGGTTCGACGTGAGGGTGATGGCGAGCGACAGCGCGAGCATCGCCGGGCCGCCGATCGAGAAGGTCGCCTCGCTCGTGTCGGCGCTGCGGCGCCTGCCGACCATCTCCGCGGTGCAGCGTGTGTCGCTGGGATCGGCCGACGTCGAGGGGCGCGGCGCGGGGCGTCAGATCGCGATCGTCGGCGTCGATCCCTCACAGCCGGTGCCCTGGACTATCGCGCCCGGCCGGGCGCGGGCGTCATCCGAGGCGCCGTTCACGATCGTCGTCAATCGCAACGTCGAGCGGCAGCTCGGGCTGGAGCCCGGCACCCCGGTGTCGCTGCGCGGCCGCTGCGGCGGCGCCGCGCCGCCTCTGCCGCTGACCGTCGTGGTCGAGGCCATCGCTGACTTCCAGAACGACGCCGCGGACGCGCTCAGCGCGGCGCTGTCGTATCGCGCGTTCGCCGCGCTCTGCGGCGGCTCCGATCCCGATCGCGCCGACATGCTGCTCGTCGCCTCGCGACAGGACGCCGACCAGGCGGCGGCGGCGATCCGGTCGATCGCGCCGTCGCTGTACGTGGTGACCAACGCAGAACTCGTCGAGCGGTTCAGCCGTGTCGAGTTCTCCTATTTCCGCCAGCTGTCGAGCGTGCTGACGACCGTCACGCTCTTCTTCGGGCTGCTGCTGGTAGCGGTGCTGCTGACCGTCTCCGTGAACCAGCAGCTGGGCGAAATCGCGGCGCTCCGCGCGCTCGGTCTGTCGCGGCGGCGCGTCGTCGCCGGCGTGTTCTTCGAGTCGCTGCTGCTCGTCGGCATCGGCGGCGCGGTGGCGGTGCCGTTGGGAGCCGCGCTTTCGCTGTGGCTGGACGCCATCCTGCGCTCGCTGCCCGGCATTCCGGCGGACGCGCACTTCTTCGTCTTCACGCCACGCGCGGTGGTGCTGCACGCGTCGTTGATGGCCGTGGGCGCCGTCGCCGCGGCGCTTTACCCGATGCGGCTGGTCGCGACGCTCCCGGTGGCGGCGACGCTGCGGCGCGAGGTTGGATCGTGA
- a CDS encoding ABC transporter permease, whose translation MPLLALLMMLAQAGTPDMLVSRQLLEREHLAIGQLVELSPDAAGADAKRFRIAGVYDPVPDPMRFAQPRREARVHLPDLHDTAVTTINVRLATPGDAAAFAASVAQRLPGLTARPTSAPDDRAATFAVLDRFHLAIAIVTVFGSGAFLLALMVMLVDERRETMATLRLIGFTRGRLLTQVLVEGASIAVIGVAFGVAIALAAQPAFNRFFQWRYDTSLIFLQVTPAIVVRSAIIALPVGVLASLAAGWTILRRRTLARIRR comes from the coding sequence ATGCCGCTGCTCGCGCTGCTGATGATGCTGGCCCAGGCAGGGACTCCCGACATGCTGGTGTCGCGGCAGCTTCTCGAGCGCGAGCATCTCGCGATCGGCCAGCTCGTCGAGCTGTCGCCTGATGCGGCCGGCGCCGACGCGAAGCGATTCCGCATCGCCGGCGTCTACGACCCGGTTCCCGATCCCATGCGTTTTGCGCAGCCGAGGCGCGAAGCTCGCGTGCACCTGCCGGACCTGCACGACACGGCCGTCACGACGATCAACGTCCGGCTGGCGACGCCAGGGGATGCGGCCGCCTTCGCCGCCAGCGTGGCGCAGCGGCTCCCCGGCCTCACCGCCCGCCCCACATCGGCGCCGGACGATCGCGCGGCGACCTTTGCCGTACTCGACCGCTTCCACCTGGCGATCGCCATCGTCACGGTGTTCGGCAGCGGCGCGTTCCTGCTTGCACTGATGGTCATGCTCGTCGACGAGCGGCGCGAGACGATGGCGACGCTGCGGCTGATCGGATTCACTCGCGGACGACTATTGACGCAGGTGCTCGTCGAGGGCGCCAGCATCGCCGTGATCGGCGTCGCGTTCGGCGTGGCGATCGCGCTCGCGGCCCAGCCGGCGTTCAACCGCTTCTTTCAGTGGCGCTACGACACGTCGCTGATTTTCCTCCAGGTCACGCCGGCGATCGTCGTGCGGTCGGCAATCATCGCGCTGCCGGTCGGCGTGCTCGCCAGCCTCGCGGCCGGCTGGACCATCCTGCGGCGGCGGACGCTCGCGAGAATCCGGCGGTGA